A window of Nicotiana tabacum cultivar K326 chromosome 24, ASM71507v2, whole genome shotgun sequence contains these coding sequences:
- the LOC107810908 gene encoding putative aquaporin PIP2-8 isoform X1, translated as MASNASHVLGDEESQLSGGSNRVQPFSSTPKNRNIDDEGKKHTSLTVAQRLGISDFFSLDVWRASVGELLGSAVLVFMLDTIVISTFESDVKMPNLIMSILIAIVITILLLAVVPVSGGHINPVISFSAALVGIISMSRAIIYMVAQCVGAILGALALKAVVSSTIAQTFSLGGCTITVIAPGPNGPITVGLEMAQALWLEIFCTFVFLFASIWMAYDHRQAKALGLVTVLSIVGIVLGLLVFISTTVTMKKGYAGAGMNPARCFGAAVVRGGHLWDGHWIFWVGPTIACVAFYVYTKIIPPKHFHADGYKYDFIGVVKASFGLHE; from the exons ATGGCTTCCAATGCTAGTCATGTTTTAGGCGATGAAGAAAGCCAACTTTCTGGTGGAAGTAATAGAGTTCAACCTTTCTCTTCTACACCAAAAAA caggaatattgatgatGAGGGAAAGAAGCATACTTCTCTCACAGTGGCACAAAGGCTGGGCATTTCTGACTTCTTTTCTTTGGAT GTATGGCGAGCGTCAGTGGGAGAGCTCCTAGGCTCGGCGGTTCTTGTTTTTATGTTGGACACCATAGTGATCTCCACCTTTGAAAGTGATGtgaaaatgccaaatttgatCATGTCAATTCTCATAGCAATTGTGATCACAATTCTACTCCTCGCCGTTGTTCCGGTGTCCGGTGGCCACATAAACCCCGTCATCTCCTTCTCCGCCGCGCTTGTCGGAATTATATCCATGTCAAGAGCCATTATTTACATGGTGGCACAATGTGTTGGAGCAATTTTAGGTGCACTAGCTCTAAAAGCAGTAGTTAGCTCTACTATTGCACAAACTTTCTCACTTGGTGGTTGTACCATAACAGTAATTGCACCGGGCCCAAATGGGCCCATTACAGTGGGCCTAGAAATGGCCCAAGCTTTGTGGCTTGAGATCTTTTGtacatttgtttttctttttgcttcaaTTTGGATGGCTTATGATCATAGGCAagctaaggcccttggccttgtcACTGTCTTGTCCATTGTTGGTATAGTTTTGGGCCTTCTTGTGTTCATCTCGACTACGGTCACCATGAAAAAGGGCTACGCCGGAGCGGGGATGAATCCGGCGAGGTGTTTCGGGGCTGCTGTTGTTAGAGGAGGTCATCTTTGGGATGGGCATTGGATCTTTTGGGTTGGGCCTACTATTGCTTGTGTAGCATTTTATGTGTACACAAAGATAATTCCACCAAAGCATTTTCATGCAGATGGATACAAGTATGATTTTATTGGAGTTGTTAAGGCTTCGTTTGGGTTGCATGAATGA
- the LOC107810908 gene encoding probable aquaporin PIP2-8: MASNASHVLGDEESQLSGGSNRVQPFSSTPKKNIDDEGKKHTSLTVAQRLGISDFFSLDVWRASVGELLGSAVLVFMLDTIVISTFESDVKMPNLIMSILIAIVITILLLAVVPVSGGHINPVISFSAALVGIISMSRAIIYMVAQCVGAILGALALKAVVSSTIAQTFSLGGCTITVIAPGPNGPITVGLEMAQALWLEIFCTFVFLFASIWMAYDHRQAKALGLVTVLSIVGIVLGLLVFISTTVTMKKGYAGAGMNPARCFGAAVVRGGHLWDGHWIFWVGPTIACVAFYVYTKIIPPKHFHADGYKYDFIGVVKASFGLHE, from the exons ATGGCTTCCAATGCTAGTCATGTTTTAGGCGATGAAGAAAGCCAACTTTCTGGTGGAAGTAATAGAGTTCAACCTTTCTCTTCTACACCAAAAAA gaatattgatgatGAGGGAAAGAAGCATACTTCTCTCACAGTGGCACAAAGGCTGGGCATTTCTGACTTCTTTTCTTTGGAT GTATGGCGAGCGTCAGTGGGAGAGCTCCTAGGCTCGGCGGTTCTTGTTTTTATGTTGGACACCATAGTGATCTCCACCTTTGAAAGTGATGtgaaaatgccaaatttgatCATGTCAATTCTCATAGCAATTGTGATCACAATTCTACTCCTCGCCGTTGTTCCGGTGTCCGGTGGCCACATAAACCCCGTCATCTCCTTCTCCGCCGCGCTTGTCGGAATTATATCCATGTCAAGAGCCATTATTTACATGGTGGCACAATGTGTTGGAGCAATTTTAGGTGCACTAGCTCTAAAAGCAGTAGTTAGCTCTACTATTGCACAAACTTTCTCACTTGGTGGTTGTACCATAACAGTAATTGCACCGGGCCCAAATGGGCCCATTACAGTGGGCCTAGAAATGGCCCAAGCTTTGTGGCTTGAGATCTTTTGtacatttgtttttctttttgcttcaaTTTGGATGGCTTATGATCATAGGCAagctaaggcccttggccttgtcACTGTCTTGTCCATTGTTGGTATAGTTTTGGGCCTTCTTGTGTTCATCTCGACTACGGTCACCATGAAAAAGGGCTACGCCGGAGCGGGGATGAATCCGGCGAGGTGTTTCGGGGCTGCTGTTGTTAGAGGAGGTCATCTTTGGGATGGGCATTGGATCTTTTGGGTTGGGCCTACTATTGCTTGTGTAGCATTTTATGTGTACACAAAGATAATTCCACCAAAGCATTTTCATGCAGATGGATACAAGTATGATTTTATTGGAGTTGTTAAGGCTTCGTTTGGGTTGCATGAATGA